TCAATTGCCTGAAGGAAAAGAAAAATAAAAATCGTTTGCAAGAAAATGCCAGCAGGCTTTTGTGTTTCCCCCATCATGATCAGGCGTAAAATTCTCAATTTTATTTGAAAAATGTAAGAAATTTATGGTGAAGCCAGGCGCTCAACCAGAGAGCTGAAACCAGCGCCGCCCTGACTCTTATCGAGGTGACCGTGGCCTTTTAGATCGCCAGCTTGCCGCCCAGGCGGCTTTACCGAAGGTTTGTACTGAATCAGGAAATAACAGCGGAAAAAATCGAAATGACCTCCGACAGCAGCACAGCCGCAACCAAAATCAACCGCAACGCGCGCAAAGTAATTTTCTTGCAGATTACGCCAATCATCGCAGAAAATGATTGAACAAATTATTTCAAGCAACCAGAGAAGTCACAAAGAGCGCAAAGAATATTTTAAATTAAATTACCCTTGCTCGCTCGATCCTCACTCCCAGACAAAAGATCAGGAATGAACGTACTTGTAAGGGCGAAGGATTTCTAACCCTACTTTATCCAGAGCGCTTTTTTTATATGACTAAAGATGAATGCTTACCAGCGCTGAATTGTTCCTGGGAAATCCTTCGCCCCTACATAAACGGTGGCAGGAATTCACCACATTTGCAGAAACAGGTTTGAAATGGCAGACCAACTATTCAACCATTCAACTAATCAACTATTCAACCAATCCATGGACGGGGGATGAGTTTTTAAAACAGCACAGAAAGTTTCAAACGCTTTTCCATTAGATCTTCCAGAGGAAGTATCCTAATCAACCATTCAACCAGGCTGGCCTTCACCGCCTGCCACCCTTCCCAGGCTAAAAGTCTGGGAGAGATGAACGCTGAACGTGGACAGTTGCCATTCAACCATTCAACCATTCAACCAATCAGCCATTTCTGCGGCATAAAAATTTTCAAATCCCGCCAGGGAAGACCGAATCTTTCAAGGGAAGTATCCTGAAGAAAAAAAGCCCCGAATGCCCGGGGCTTTATGCTTTTATTTTTTCTTTGCTTCGCGCCATTTTTCGATGGTGGAAAGCTGCGAGGCCACCCCGTAAATGTCGATGGATTCCGGATCGAACTGGGCGCTAAAATAAGCCAGAGAGGGCAAAGAGAATAACCAGCTGCCCAGCGCAAGCTCCTGCTCCTGCTCGTCAATAAATCTGGCAAAGGCCTGTTTGTCACCGATTTCGCGTGTGGACATAAAGGTGTAAATATTCTGCAAAAGTCTGGCAATGGCTTCGCGGTCTTCAGCGGCATTGACGGCATCCAGCCGGAAAAAGTTTTTATCGGCCTGGAAGGATTGCAGGTTAATGGAGCGCTGACCAAATCCGTCAGAGTCGGTGATTAAGTGGATTTTGTGCGTTGAAAAATCCGGTTCGCGCAAAAAAATCTCATAAAGATCAAACATAAAATTACTGCGGTAATTGGTAACCGGCACCAGCACCGCATCGTAATTGCCGCGTTTAATCTGCTCGTTGCTCACCGCCAGGGCCTTAATTTTGCCGCCTGTTACGGCAGGATCGTTTAAAATGCGAATCAGTTCCGCCAGCTCTTCGCGAAAACCAAAGTTCAGACAGGTGACGATTTTAACCGTGTCCGAAAGGGCGTGTGTTTCTGCCCCAGGCGGCGTTTTAGACGGCTGAACGATCTTTTCCTGAACATAATACGAAGAAGAGGGAAAAACGCTGTAATTCAGATAGTCGTCGTAATTATCGAAATTGCCCTGAAAATCGGTAATATGACGCTGCTGTTTGGTGCCGACCTTGTAAAAGCGGTTAATGATCGCTTTGTTGTTAATTAGAGCCTTCAGGGCTTTACGTTGTTCTTTGTTTAAGCGTTGCGTATTAAAAAAGACCGCAAAAAAGGTGTTGCTGATATTCGATTTGTAGAAGAAATCCGTGCTGTCCTGCAGGATGGGCGACAACGCCCCGAACGGCGTGCTTAACAGGCAGTTGATGTTGCCGCCGCTTAGTTCCGAAGTGAAGGTGCTGTTATCGATGAAAGGTTTGAGCACCACTCTGGAAATGTTGGCCGCCCCGGCCGGATTTTTAGGAAAATAGATAGCGTCTTTGTATTCGCCGGCGTACATGTAAGGGCCGGTGCCGTTGGTGTAATTGAGCTGATTATAAGTGGCGGTGTGCGGAATGATTTTAAAAGACAGCACTTCTTTGATGTCGTTTTCGTTCCAGATGCGATCGCCTTTAAATTTAAAGCGGATTTCGTTGTTGTCGTCCGGGCCCATAAAATCAAAGCTTTCAACCGCCTGGCCCACCAGAACGTAGTCGGGCGAAAGACTGCCCAGGCGTTGAATCCGTTTCAGCGTAAAGCGTAAATCATTGGCGATAAAGTACACCGCTTCTGTGGGCGTAATTTCAATGTCCTCTTTGTGCAGTAGAACCTTAAAGCTTTGATGCCACTTGACGGTCGGTTTTAACCGCACCGTCACCATGTTGTCGGCGTCGATTCCTACCAGTTCGCCCAGGCCATCTTCATAGGTAATGCCGCTGGGATTGGCAGAAATATTGAACAAGCCGTCGTAAAGCATTTCGTCCAGTTTGTCGGAAATGGGGATGTGGCTGGGAATGTGCGGATCCATGATCGGCTTTTGGTGTGAAATGTACGGAATAACGATTTGATCTTTTAAATTGGGGGCGAACAGGAAATAAAGCGCCACGGCAACGACAACGATCAGCCCGCCGCCGATTAAAAGATACTTTTTATCAATAAAACCTTTTTGCGAAACGTAGTTCATGCCTGGTCTCCTCGTTTGCTCGTTTAGTGTTTTTTAATGATCGGCTTTTGAGCCATCACGCTGATCTGGTACACCTTAAACGCCTTTTTGGTGAAGCGCACTTCCAGAATATTGTTGCTGGTTTTAATAATTTGCAAGGGGCCCACCTGGCACTCGTAGTTGTTTTCCGGCCCCGGCGCAACAATGGTAAAGCGATCTTCATTTTTCAGTTCTTTGCCGTTAAAACGGATCGATTTGTACCACTGCGCGTTGGCGGCAGTTTGTGCCAGCTCTTTGGGTAATTTAATGTAAACGTCAAAAATAGGATACTGCGCCGGTGAAGGGATGCGTAAATTAACTTTGAACAAAAATTCATTTTCTCCCGCGCTGTTCGAGGTAACGGGCAGGGCAAAAATACGGCGGTAATCTTTGGGCTTGTTCAACAATTTGGGAATGTTCGGATCGCATTCGGCAATGCGGTTTTTGATGGAAGAATCGGTGCCCTTGTAATATTTGCCGTGAGCAACAATGGCCCGTGCTTTTAAAACGCCGTTTTGATCGGGATCGGCGATAAACTGAGCGTAGATTTTTTTGATGGCCATTTCCGGAAAAACCACTGTTTTTAGACGATTGAGCTCTGCGTGCAGGGCTTTAATCTTTTGTTGATTTTGCTCTTTTTGGTAAGCGTAAAAGGTGGGCTCGTGCACCGGATAAAAAGCCGGATTGTTGTACAAATCGTCGATGCCCTGCAGGGTGGTTACATTTTCTTCGATGAATTTTAAGGCGCGCTGTCTGGACTGCGTGACAATGGCCGTAATCAAAGAATCCTGTAAATTGGCCAGAACTTTCTTCTTTTTGGGTAGAATGGATTGGTAATCCACAAAGTTTTTATCGTTGTAAAGCGACTTCAGCGTCAGTTCGGCAGCGGTAAAATCTCCTAATGAAAGCGCCTTGCGAATGCTATTGGCCTGCGATTTTAAGGAACGCTCATCCAGCTCGCGGTACATGGGATACAAAAAGTCAAGATCGGGATTCTTTTTGAGTAAACCAAGCACGCCGCGAATATTGTTTTGATCGCGCATTACGTTGATTTTGGGCACAATGGAATCGGCGCGGCGGTATTTATCTAACTTTATTTTTATTTGTGCAGCCAATTTTTGTAACTCTTTTTGTAAAAGTTTTACACATTGGTAGTGGGCATACGGCCGCAGAGCCGGATGATTGACCCTGGGCAGGGTGTACTGTAGTTTGGAAAGTCTGGTTACGATTTCCGAGAAAAACATATTGTCCGGCATGGTTTTTTTCTTTTCCGCCTGGTTGACAATGGTCTGGAATTTTTTCTTTGCCGTCCAGATCTGATCAACCGTCTGGTTGTAGCCCTCGATAAAAGCGGCTAATTGTTTGAACTTTTCGTCAAAGGTTAAACCGGCCAGCGGAATGAGAGACTGCAATTGTGGAATGGCGGATTTGATGGCTTTGGCGTCGTTTTTTTGTGCCAGCCGCTGTTCGTAGTAGGGAACCACCTGGTCGATTCTTTTTTTGAGCACATCTCTGACCGCCATCCAGACATTTTTGCTAAAGTTTTCTTTTTGTTCAAAAAAATCAA
This sequence is a window from Caldithrix abyssi DSM 13497. Protein-coding genes within it:
- a CDS encoding ABC transporter substrate-binding protein — protein: MNYVSQKGFIDKKYLLIGGGLIVVVAVALYFLFAPNLKDQIVIPYISHQKPIMDPHIPSHIPISDKLDEMLYDGLFNISANPSGITYEDGLGELVGIDADNMVTVRLKPTVKWHQSFKVLLHKEDIEITPTEAVYFIANDLRFTLKRIQRLGSLSPDYVLVGQAVESFDFMGPDDNNEIRFKFKGDRIWNENDIKEVLSFKIIPHTATYNQLNYTNGTGPYMYAGEYKDAIYFPKNPAGAANISRVVLKPFIDNSTFTSELSGGNINCLLSTPFGALSPILQDSTDFFYKSNISNTFFAVFFNTQRLNKEQRKALKALINNKAIINRFYKVGTKQQRHITDFQGNFDNYDDYLNYSVFPSSSYYVQEKIVQPSKTPPGAETHALSDTVKIVTCLNFGFREELAELIRILNDPAVTGGKIKALAVSNEQIKRGNYDAVLVPVTNYRSNFMFDLYEIFLREPDFSTHKIHLITDSDGFGQRSINLQSFQADKNFFRLDAVNAAEDREAIARLLQNIYTFMSTREIGDKQAFARFIDEQEQELALGSWLFSLPSLAYFSAQFDPESIDIYGVASQLSTIEKWREAKKK